In the genome of Persephonella sp. KM09-Lau-8, one region contains:
- the clpP gene encoding ATP-dependent Clp endopeptidase proteolytic subunit ClpP: MSKNDLDRIVSQLVPIVIEQTPRGERAYDIYSRLLKDRIILLGFPIDDHVANLVVAQLLFLESEDPDKDIYMYINSPGGVVTAGLAIYDTMNYIKPDVCTICMGQAASMGAFLLSAGTKGKRYALPSSRIMIHQPLGGFQGQATDIEIHAKEILRLKKMLNEYLAKHTGQSVKKIERDTERDYFMSAYEAKEYGLIDKVIEKR; this comes from the coding sequence ATGAGCAAAAATGATTTAGATAGAATCGTAAGCCAGTTAGTTCCAATAGTAATTGAGCAAACCCCAAGGGGTGAAAGGGCTTACGATATATATTCAAGACTTTTAAAAGACAGGATTATCCTGCTTGGATTTCCTATAGATGACCATGTGGCAAACCTTGTGGTTGCACAGCTGTTATTCCTTGAGTCTGAAGACCCAGACAAAGATATATATATGTATATAAACTCTCCCGGTGGTGTTGTTACTGCCGGACTTGCTATTTATGACACTATGAACTATATCAAGCCAGATGTCTGCACAATCTGTATGGGACAGGCAGCATCAATGGGAGCTTTCCTGCTTTCTGCAGGAACAAAAGGCAAAAGATACGCCCTCCCAAGTTCCAGAATTATGATTCACCAGCCACTTGGTGGATTTCAGGGACAGGCTACAGATATTGAGATACATGCAAAAGAGATACTAAGACTGAAAAAGATGCTTAATGAATATCTGGCAAAACATACAGGTCAGAGCGTCAAAAAAATTGAAAGAGATACAGAAAGGGATTATTTTATGTCTGCCTATGAGGCCAAAGAATACGGCCTGATAGACAAAGTAATAGAAAAAAGGTAG
- the tig gene encoding trigger factor, with protein sequence MSVTVEEKGLVRTLTIEEKGDKIKKLVDSVIKEFQKNVNIPGFRKGHVPASVIKARYKSALQEEVARKFIGENLQKILEEQNLQPVSQDITFGDIELKGDTLKFKVAFEVAPEFELKPYEGLEIETIKHEITDEDIQNYIDKLRDENAEWEVTDKKIEEGDMIKIHYHITADNGEEEEDELEIVVGAGQLRPEIEEKIIGKKAGEEVEVEDVPLYNEQGEEFGKAKVKVKILEVKKKKLPKFDDEFVKKVGLGENVEEAKQKIREQIENQIKIAKEAELQQKIIDELAKQYDFEVPSSLVRAELEYLVQDYARQLENYGIKPSQEMLAAAAQGLEETAIKNVRVMFVINKIAEKEGIEVSEEEINKEIEEMAKAYNTTPEQVRKYLEENNLMNNIVYSILRKKVLDLLKEKANIIEMTKEEYEEKVKQQQQEEKAEETQEEAKEESPEEKKEEVDEQK encoded by the coding sequence ATGAGCGTTACAGTAGAAGAAAAAGGACTTGTAAGAACTCTTACAATTGAGGAAAAAGGCGACAAAATTAAAAAATTAGTGGATAGCGTTATAAAAGAGTTCCAGAAAAATGTTAATATTCCAGGTTTCAGAAAAGGACATGTTCCTGCATCAGTAATCAAAGCAAGATATAAATCTGCACTTCAAGAAGAAGTTGCAAGAAAGTTTATCGGAGAAAATCTCCAGAAAATTCTTGAAGAACAAAATCTACAACCTGTTTCACAGGATATAACATTTGGGGATATTGAGCTAAAAGGAGATACTCTAAAATTCAAAGTTGCCTTTGAAGTGGCTCCTGAATTTGAACTCAAGCCTTACGAGGGACTGGAAATTGAAACTATAAAACATGAGATTACAGATGAGGACATTCAAAACTACATAGACAAGCTTAGAGATGAAAACGCAGAATGGGAAGTTACAGACAAGAAAATTGAAGAAGGGGATATGATAAAAATCCATTACCATATAACTGCGGACAATGGCGAAGAGGAAGAAGATGAGCTTGAGATAGTTGTTGGAGCAGGGCAGCTCAGACCAGAGATAGAAGAAAAAATAATAGGCAAAAAAGCCGGTGAAGAAGTTGAGGTAGAAGATGTTCCACTTTACAACGAGCAGGGAGAAGAATTTGGCAAGGCTAAAGTTAAGGTAAAAATCCTTGAGGTCAAAAAGAAAAAACTACCAAAATTTGATGATGAATTTGTCAAAAAAGTAGGTCTTGGGGAAAATGTTGAAGAGGCAAAACAAAAGATAAGAGAACAGATAGAAAATCAGATAAAAATTGCAAAAGAAGCCGAACTACAGCAAAAAATAATTGATGAGCTTGCTAAACAGTATGACTTTGAAGTTCCATCTTCTCTTGTAAGGGCAGAACTGGAATATCTGGTTCAGGATTATGCAAGACAGCTTGAAAACTACGGAATCAAACCAAGTCAGGAGATGCTTGCAGCAGCAGCACAGGGACTTGAAGAGACAGCAATTAAAAATGTCAGAGTTATGTTTGTTATAAACAAAATAGCAGAAAAAGAAGGCATAGAAGTTTCTGAAGAAGAGATTAACAAAGAGATTGAAGAAATGGCAAAAGCCTATAACACAACACCTGAACAGGTTAGAAAATACCTTGAAGAAAATAACCTTATGAACAATATTGTTTATTCAATTCTCAGGAAAAAAGTCCTTGACCTTTTAAAAGAAAAGGCTAATATTATCGAAATGACAAAAGAAGAATATGAAGAAAAAGTGAAACAACAGCAACAGGAAGAAAAAGCCGAAGAAACTCAGGAAGAGGCAAAAGAAGAATCTCCTGAGGAAAAAAAGGAGGAAGTAGATGAGCAAAAATGA
- a CDS encoding S8 family serine peptidase, translated as MKRVFLFFLFLGLFYYGNSEEVIVFLKKGISSSSINAQSIVKKHKNRIVVKVPEGKKVSDFIKELKKNPDVAYVIPNYKVYPQAVPNDPWYRDGYQWYLQNIEWDKVFDPSSSIPQVYVAVIDTGVDYTHPDIKDNIWINDGELLEIDSNNNGIDDGCENNNDDDNNGYIDDCYGYDAISGKGSAMDYDGHGTNVAGIIGATTNNNIGVAGINWNVKIIPCRFMSDGSGNVNDLIECLEYIKTVKNTLNKEGEDIAIINGSYGYTAPADQTLNIDCTQYPDTEKCLIQDIGAIFVAAAGNYTSNNDAYNFLPCNYSVVLDNVICVGSVDRYDNISSFSNYGISTVNIFAPGGERDNNQAIINLDTTQDNDNSDYKGYIGTSQAAPQVAGVLSLLKSIDYTSSNPELIKKVITSGDNLLSLSGYSASCNRLNAYQAVSSSDNLPKICINKPITQDNQNFYYKVGSIETGNTKEFSFKIKSTGTGTLDLGSVYLDKNSNFKITGENCSGKSFTFGQVCEIKLSFSSSEDGTFSDYLNIETNTQYNTIKIQLSGSAYTPKTDTGGGGGGCNMNTTGKYSYLEWLILLSLLFVGKIVLNRRTV; from the coding sequence ATGAAAAGGGTATTTTTATTTTTTCTTTTTTTAGGGCTCTTTTATTATGGTAATTCTGAGGAGGTTATTGTTTTTCTAAAAAAGGGAATTAGTTCCTCTTCTATAAATGCTCAGTCTATAGTCAAAAAACATAAAAATAGAATTGTTGTAAAAGTACCTGAAGGCAAAAAAGTTTCTGATTTTATAAAAGAACTGAAAAAAAACCCTGATGTTGCCTATGTAATACCCAACTATAAGGTTTATCCACAAGCTGTTCCCAATGACCCATGGTATAGAGATGGATATCAGTGGTATTTACAGAATATAGAATGGGATAAAGTATTTGATCCCTCAAGTTCTATACCCCAAGTATACGTTGCTGTAATTGATACAGGAGTTGATTATACTCATCCTGACATAAAGGACAATATCTGGATTAATGATGGTGAGTTATTAGAGATAGATAGTAACAATAATGGAATAGATGATGGTTGTGAAAACAATAATGATGATGATAACAATGGCTATATTGATGATTGCTATGGATATGACGCTATCTCAGGTAAAGGAAGTGCAATGGATTATGATGGTCACGGGACAAATGTTGCAGGGATAATAGGTGCTACAACAAACAACAATATAGGAGTTGCCGGAATTAACTGGAATGTGAAAATTATCCCCTGTAGATTTATGTCTGATGGTTCAGGAAATGTAAACGACCTGATTGAATGTCTTGAATATATAAAAACTGTAAAAAATACTTTAAATAAAGAAGGTGAAGACATCGCCATAATAAACGGAAGTTATGGTTATACCGCTCCTGCTGATCAAACTTTAAATATAGATTGCACACAGTATCCTGATACAGAAAAATGTCTTATTCAAGATATAGGAGCAATCTTCGTTGCAGCTGCAGGAAACTATACATCAAATAATGATGCATATAATTTTTTACCCTGTAATTATTCTGTTGTCCTTGATAATGTTATATGTGTTGGTTCAGTGGATAGGTATGATAACATTTCGTCTTTTTCAAACTATGGAATATCTACAGTAAATATTTTCGCTCCAGGAGGAGAGCGAGATAACAATCAAGCTATTATTAATTTGGATACAACGCAAGATAATGATAATAGTGATTATAAAGGTTATATTGGAACTTCGCAGGCTGCGCCTCAAGTTGCAGGAGTTTTATCTTTACTCAAATCAATAGATTATACAAGTTCAAACCCAGAGCTAATCAAAAAAGTCATAACTTCTGGGGATAATCTGTTATCACTTTCAGGTTATTCTGCATCCTGTAACAGACTTAATGCATACCAAGCTGTTTCCTCTTCTGATAATCTTCCTAAAATATGTATAAATAAACCTATCACCCAGGATAATCAGAATTTCTACTACAAAGTTGGTTCAATAGAGACAGGAAATACCAAAGAATTTTCATTCAAAATAAAAAGCACAGGAACAGGCACCTTAGATTTAGGTAGTGTATATCTTGATAAGAATTCTAATTTCAAAATAACTGGAGAAAATTGTTCTGGAAAATCTTTTACCTTTGGTCAGGTATGTGAAATCAAATTATCTTTCAGTTCCAGCGAAGATGGAACCTTTTCAGATTATCTGAATATAGAAACAAATACCCAATATAACACCATTAAAATCCAACTATCTGGTTCTGCATATACTCCTAAAACTGATACCGGCGGCGGTGGTGGAGGTTGTAATATGAACACTACCGGAAAATATTCTTACTTAGAATGGCTTATATTACTATCCCTGCTGTTCGTAGGCAAAATAGTTCTCAATAGAAGAACTGTATAA
- the lnt gene encoding apolipoprotein N-acyltransferase has protein sequence MNEKYYISVYRGLLLALSLPGYFIPFAFLGGFFIIFYQAYGNPLKKVILYSLITGISFSIFSFYWITYAISYYGDVNIFVAVILFILFSIFFSLFLFVPFSVFLNWLRDYKYSIFLAPFLWVLLENLREFIPFSGFPWNLMGYSLSYINPIAQITAYTGIYFLSFLAVFFSVVVYLFIRERNLLSASLVVFSIAIFVVIYIWGDNRIKNFQPEGAQKKIAVIQGNIDESEKNDPQQALKITQKYLKLMREAAKQNVDLIVLSESAIPTYPLFKPERALYVYFRHYLKKIGVPLVSGFDNYYKEGDNLILHNSIFLFDEKANIVDYYNKIKLVPFGEYVPFPFGIFKPLFPYLQGYDFIPGKKQKILKYGEFKIIPLICFEAIFPEFVASFSHKGNLIINATNDAWFGNTVAPYQHFEMARVRAIETGRYFVRAANTGISAVITPTGKISSSIGLFKEGVIVDKVFLLENKTFFSQYYYYIQISYLIIFLLLIFVIRSQLWKRLMKK, from the coding sequence ATCAATGAAAAATATTATATTAGCGTTTATCGGGGGTTACTGCTTGCACTTTCTTTACCTGGATATTTTATCCCTTTCGCATTTTTAGGGGGATTTTTTATTATTTTTTATCAAGCTTATGGGAATCCTTTGAAAAAGGTTATTTTATATTCCCTCATTACAGGCATCTCCTTTAGTATTTTTTCGTTTTACTGGATTACCTATGCTATAAGCTACTATGGAGATGTTAATATTTTTGTGGCAGTTATTTTATTTATTCTGTTTTCTATTTTTTTCTCATTATTTTTGTTTGTCCCCTTTTCGGTATTTTTAAACTGGTTGCGAGATTACAAATATTCCATATTTTTAGCTCCTTTTTTATGGGTTTTGCTGGAAAATCTAAGAGAGTTTATACCTTTTAGCGGTTTTCCATGGAATTTAATGGGATATTCCCTTTCTTATATAAACCCTATAGCCCAGATAACAGCCTACACAGGTATATATTTTCTTTCTTTTTTAGCTGTATTTTTCTCTGTTGTAGTTTATCTGTTCATCCGTGAAAGAAATCTTTTATCTGCATCTTTGGTTGTCTTTAGTATTGCTATATTTGTGGTGATTTATATTTGGGGAGATAACAGAATTAAAAACTTCCAGCCTGAAGGTGCGCAGAAAAAGATAGCTGTTATTCAGGGAAACATAGATGAAAGTGAAAAAAATGACCCTCAGCAAGCACTAAAAATTACACAGAAATATCTAAAACTTATGAGGGAAGCTGCCAAACAGAATGTTGACCTGATTGTTTTGTCCGAGTCAGCAATTCCAACATATCCCCTTTTTAAGCCGGAAAGAGCTTTGTATGTGTATTTCAGACATTATTTAAAAAAGATTGGTGTTCCGCTTGTTTCAGGGTTTGATAATTACTACAAAGAAGGTGATAACCTGATTCTTCATAACTCTATATTTTTGTTTGATGAAAAAGCCAATATAGTTGATTATTACAATAAGATTAAACTTGTACCTTTTGGTGAGTATGTCCCTTTTCCTTTTGGAATTTTTAAGCCGTTGTTTCCTTATCTACAGGGTTATGATTTCATACCAGGGAAAAAGCAAAAAATATTAAAATACGGGGAGTTTAAAATTATTCCACTTATTTGCTTTGAAGCAATATTTCCTGAATTTGTGGCATCGTTTTCCCACAAAGGAAATCTGATAATAAATGCAACTAATGATGCATGGTTTGGCAATACAGTAGCACCTTATCAGCATTTTGAAATGGCACGGGTCAGGGCGATAGAAACAGGAAGATATTTTGTTAGGGCTGCCAATACAGGTATTTCTGCTGTTATAACTCCCACAGGAAAAATCAGTTCTTCAATAGGATTATTTAAAGAAGGTGTTATTGTGGATAAGGTTTTCCTACTTGAAAATAAAACCTTCTTTAGTCAATATTATTACTATATTCAGATAAGCTATTTAATTATATTTTTATTACTAATTTTTGTGATAAGGAGCCAGCTGTGGAAAAGATTAATGAAGAAGTAA
- a CDS encoding ferredoxin, translating to MGKLKVVVDRTICEGIGPCAEETKYIELDKRHKAVILEPGKPKEEVMEKAQHVKRQEVILDLTPEEEEEIFRAAEACPVKAIFIYDPETGEQLYP from the coding sequence ATGGGTAAATTAAAGGTAGTTGTTGATAGAACAATCTGTGAAGGAATTGGTCCATGTGCAGAGGAAACCAAGTATATTGAACTGGATAAAAGACACAAGGCTGTAATCCTTGAGCCAGGAAAACCCAAAGAAGAGGTTATGGAAAAAGCTCAACATGTTAAAAGACAGGAGGTTATTTTAGACCTTACACCTGAAGAAGAAGAAGAAATATTCAGAGCAGCAGAAGCCTGTCCTGTAAAAGCCATATTCATATATGACCCTGAAACAGGGGAACAGCTATATCCTTAA
- a CDS encoding M48 family metalloprotease — protein MRKVILLLVALILVSCAKTYDPLTGKETYTLLPESQEIKIGQMYVSLAIEQNDGRYPDKEVQEYVSQLGQEIAKHTPRKLNYKFYVVNTDVINAFALPGGFIFVNRGLILALDKEDQLAGVLAHELAHVNARHHAKFLEKIYGMNLLMNLAAIFAYQTKYGDVLMQFGGLGAQLLSLKWSRDQESEADRYGVKFAYEAGYDPRGIVETFYIFKKMDKIHQPEWLLTHPLPDTRIKQVKKLISRLNLNKPLKKDSPRFHYIKKKLEKTKPSYDLYKKAKIRLIKEKNIGVALNLVNKAIKLYPENNAALTLKSYILLKQEKYADGVKYAVKAAQIDGLFFRPHFFAGYGYFKLKNYRESIKYLTRARILIPNFPDTYYFLGRDYEALGEISKAVKNYEKALKLTDGKRGWEADAKRRLQRLLGY, from the coding sequence ATGAGAAAAGTAATACTTTTATTAGTAGCTTTAATACTGGTTTCCTGTGCAAAAACCTATGATCCGTTAACAGGAAAGGAAACATACACCCTTTTGCCTGAAAGTCAGGAAATCAAAATAGGCCAGATGTATGTATCTCTGGCCATTGAGCAAAATGATGGCAGATATCCAGACAAAGAGGTTCAGGAATATGTTTCCCAATTGGGACAGGAAATCGCAAAACATACACCAAGAAAGTTGAACTACAAATTTTACGTGGTTAATACAGATGTAATAAATGCCTTTGCCCTCCCAGGAGGATTTATTTTTGTAAACCGAGGTCTTATACTTGCCCTTGATAAAGAAGACCAGCTGGCAGGTGTTCTGGCACACGAGCTTGCCCACGTGAATGCAAGGCACCACGCTAAATTCCTTGAAAAAATTTATGGAATGAATCTACTTATGAATCTGGCAGCTATTTTTGCTTACCAGACAAAATACGGTGATGTTCTCATGCAATTTGGTGGACTCGGAGCCCAGCTATTATCGTTAAAATGGAGCAGAGACCAGGAAAGTGAAGCAGACAGATATGGAGTTAAATTTGCTTATGAAGCAGGCTATGACCCACGGGGAATTGTAGAAACATTTTATATTTTTAAAAAAATGGACAAAATCCATCAGCCAGAATGGTTATTAACCCATCCCCTCCCAGATACAAGAATAAAACAGGTAAAAAAATTAATATCCAGACTTAACTTAAATAAACCTCTAAAGAAGGATAGTCCCCGCTTTCATTATATAAAGAAAAAACTGGAAAAAACAAAGCCTTCCTATGACCTGTATAAAAAGGCAAAAATAAGGCTGATCAAAGAAAAAAATATAGGGGTTGCACTTAATCTTGTGAACAAAGCCATAAAGCTTTATCCTGAAAACAATGCCGCTCTTACCTTAAAATCTTACATTTTGCTGAAGCAGGAAAAATATGCTGATGGTGTTAAGTATGCTGTTAAAGCTGCCCAGATTGATGGATTATTTTTTAGACCACATTTTTTTGCAGGCTATGGATATTTCAAACTCAAAAATTACAGAGAAAGCATAAAATACCTAACAAGAGCAAGGATACTGATTCCAAACTTTCCAGATACATACTATTTCCTAGGTAGAGATTATGAGGCATTAGGAGAGATAAGCAAAGCCGTTAAAAATTATGAGAAAGCTTTGAAATTGACAGATGGAAAAAGAGGCTGGGAAGCAGACGCCAAAAGACGCCTGCAAAGATTGTTAGGTTATTAA
- a CDS encoding YicC/YloC family endoribonuclease has translation MPYSMTGFGYSIKNFDEYEIEVRIKSVNNKGIDISIKGPREILFFVELDIRNTIKKYFERGSFQVYVNIKYTKPKILMNIENMKTALESVNQMLSQLGLKPSDDKIFDLVSGLASELEEEVVDETLKKRILEVVEEACEKLKEERKKEGEKLIADIQNRLLIIEEIVEKIEKEKDEIIEKAKEKITEKVKELLGEEYSERAFIEATLLAEKMDMTEEIVRLKSHIKRFKELIKLDQPVGRKMDFLCQEMHREINTLGNKMPDFSPYTVEMKTQLEKIRQQVQNIE, from the coding sequence ATGCCTTACAGTATGACAGGGTTTGGATACTCAATAAAAAATTTTGATGAGTATGAGATAGAAGTTCGCATAAAATCCGTGAATAACAAAGGAATTGATATATCCATAAAAGGCCCCCGTGAAATTCTGTTTTTTGTTGAGCTGGACATCAGGAATACTATAAAAAAATATTTTGAAAGGGGTAGTTTTCAGGTTTATGTAAATATCAAATACACAAAACCAAAAATATTAATGAATATTGAAAATATGAAAACTGCCCTTGAAAGTGTTAATCAGATGCTTTCACAGCTTGGTTTAAAACCTTCTGATGACAAAATATTTGACCTTGTTTCAGGGCTTGCATCTGAGCTTGAAGAGGAAGTGGTAGATGAAACACTGAAAAAAAGAATTCTTGAGGTGGTAGAAGAAGCCTGCGAAAAACTGAAAGAGGAAAGGAAAAAAGAAGGAGAAAAGCTTATAGCAGACATACAAAATAGATTGCTAATAATAGAAGAAATTGTTGAAAAGATAGAAAAGGAAAAAGATGAAATCATAGAAAAGGCAAAAGAAAAAATAACCGAGAAAGTGAAAGAACTTCTTGGAGAAGAATACTCCGAAAGGGCTTTTATAGAGGCTACACTCCTTGCAGAGAAAATGGACATGACAGAGGAAATAGTCCGTCTTAAATCCCATATAAAAAGGTTCAAAGAGCTTATAAAATTAGACCAGCCTGTAGGTAGAAAAATGGATTTCTTATGTCAGGAAATGCACAGGGAGATAAACACACTTGGAAACAAAATGCCTGATTTTTCTCCTTACACAGTAGAGATGAAAACCCAGCTTGAAAAAATCAGACAACAGGTTCAGAATATAGAATAA
- a CDS encoding VIT1/CCC1 transporter family protein: MDEIKLAQHFYQMEMNDFYTYMEISKVIKKQDIREKIQKIALMEKKHAQFWADFLKNRNATIPEVSINKTKLLFMKFLSKFMNPVIVISFFELGESGAIKHYYNFLKQATLNPEERQRLKEIILDEIEHETFFARQINEKGVSNIRDFVLGMNDGLVEILGAVAGLSAVYMYNPVMVGVSGLIVGFAGALSMGIGAFISVRSQRQVNQAQKEQMEIIFDVAPERAVEEYKEKLISSGVVKEIAEEIANKIGLNKEAISKLLIEETDENEVKSGLFTGFAYLFGVFFPVIPYFFAPNSYIALPFSIIFAGLALTVVATIISVLSGISIKKKIAEMVISAFTAAGIAYIFGSIMQSVFGIEI; the protein is encoded by the coding sequence ATGGATGAGATAAAACTTGCCCAGCATTTTTATCAGATGGAAATGAATGATTTTTATACATATATGGAAATCAGCAAGGTTATTAAAAAGCAGGATATAAGAGAAAAAATACAAAAAATTGCCTTGATGGAGAAAAAACATGCTCAGTTCTGGGCTGATTTTCTGAAAAATAGAAATGCTACTATTCCAGAAGTTTCAATAAATAAAACCAAGCTACTATTTATGAAATTTTTATCAAAATTTATGAACCCTGTTATTGTTATATCATTTTTTGAACTTGGGGAAAGTGGAGCTATAAAACATTATTATAATTTCCTAAAACAGGCCACCCTTAACCCAGAAGAAAGACAAAGACTAAAGGAAATTATCTTAGATGAGATAGAACATGAAACATTCTTTGCCCGCCAGATTAATGAAAAAGGGGTCTCAAATATCAGAGATTTTGTTCTGGGGATGAATGATGGACTGGTTGAGATACTTGGGGCAGTTGCAGGTCTGTCTGCTGTTTATATGTATAATCCTGTTATGGTGGGGGTATCTGGTCTAATTGTTGGTTTTGCTGGTGCACTTTCAATGGGAATAGGGGCTTTTATTTCTGTTCGTTCACAGAGACAGGTAAATCAGGCACAAAAAGAACAAATGGAAATTATATTTGATGTTGCACCTGAAAGGGCAGTTGAAGAATACAAAGAGAAATTGATTTCCTCAGGTGTTGTAAAAGAAATAGCCGAAGAAATAGCCAATAAAATCGGACTTAATAAAGAAGCTATATCAAAACTGCTTATTGAAGAAACAGACGAAAATGAAGTCAAATCAGGGTTGTTCACAGGATTTGCCTATCTGTTTGGCGTGTTTTTCCCTGTAATTCCTTACTTTTTTGCACCAAACTCATATATAGCCCTGCCATTTTCAATAATATTTGCAGGTTTAGCCCTAACAGTTGTGGCAACCATTATTTCTGTTTTATCTGGAATCAGTATCAAGAAAAAGATTGCAGAGATGGTAATATCAGCCTTTACAGCAGCCGGAATTGCATATATTTTTGGTTCAATAATGCAGTCTGTATTTGGAATAGAAATTTAG
- a CDS encoding glycosyltransferase N-terminal domain-containing protein yields the protein MPVYIFLNRKKGYTFNLKERFILYSDKGQNNLWFHCASVGELNVARPLIEYYKDRYNILITVFSPRGIDYAKKQYPYATVRALPFDIPFLFKKFIKIYNPVAVVSIEGEFWFNFVNTAHRFIPFISANTRISDDSYKKYKRFKVFYKKIFNSIDLFLVRSDKDYQYLKEFVNNPEKIILCGDLKFISSKSKKDIKFHKKGKILIAGSTHAPEEKIILQIFKKLKEKYPDLHLIIAPRHLERIEEVKKLIENSGFSYQLRSESDIMEKDIYLIDTIGELSGFYKYADVVFIGGTIANIGGHNVLEAALENKPVVIGKHYHKIDDIVKQLKDKIVFVAEDEKKLEDTISSLLNKGIENIDLFKEVDRIFRCYVQNINKVLGGKNG from the coding sequence TTGCCTGTTTATATTTTTCTGAACAGAAAAAAAGGATACACCTTTAATCTAAAAGAAAGATTTATTCTTTATTCAGACAAAGGACAAAACAATCTATGGTTCCATTGTGCCAGTGTTGGTGAGCTTAATGTTGCAAGGCCTTTGATAGAGTATTATAAGGATAGATATAACATCCTTATTACCGTGTTTTCTCCCCGTGGGATAGATTATGCAAAAAAACAGTATCCCTATGCTACCGTAAGGGCTTTACCATTTGATATTCCTTTTTTATTTAAAAAGTTTATAAAAATCTACAATCCTGTTGCTGTTGTATCCATCGAGGGAGAATTCTGGTTTAATTTTGTAAATACAGCCCATAGGTTTATTCCGTTTATATCTGCCAATACTAGAATATCTGATGACTCCTATAAAAAATACAAAAGATTCAAGGTTTTTTATAAAAAAATATTTAACAGCATTGATTTGTTTCTTGTCCGGTCAGATAAAGATTACCAATACTTAAAAGAATTTGTAAATAATCCTGAAAAAATTATTTTATGTGGAGATTTAAAGTTTATTTCCTCAAAAAGCAAAAAAGATATAAAATTTCACAAAAAAGGGAAAATTCTAATAGCTGGTAGCACCCATGCCCCTGAGGAAAAGATAATTCTTCAGATTTTCAAAAAACTAAAAGAAAAATATCCAGATCTTCATCTAATCATAGCCCCAAGACATCTTGAAAGAATAGAAGAAGTAAAAAAGCTTATTGAAAATTCAGGTTTCAGTTATCAGCTAAGGTCTGAGTCTGACATTATGGAAAAAGATATTTATCTTATTGATACTATAGGTGAGCTTTCTGGATTTTATAAATATGCTGATGTTGTTTTTATTGGTGGAACAATAGCCAATATTGGTGGGCATAATGTTCTTGAGGCTGCTTTAGAAAATAAACCTGTAGTTATAGGAAAGCATTATCACAAAATAGATGATATAGTAAAACAGCTTAAAGATAAGATTGTTTTTGTGGCAGAAGACGAAAAGAAACTGGAAGATACTATTTCCAGCCTGTTAAACAAGGGAATTGAAAATATAGATTTATTTAAAGAAGTAGACAGAATTTTCAGGTGCTATGTGCAGAATATAAACAAAGTTTTAGGTGGGAAGAATGGATGA
- the fetB gene encoding iron export ABC transporter permease subunit FetB: MEYKFLASYILILIALYFSYREKLGLEKTILINSIRALLQLAALGYLLFFVFKLKNPVALVMILVFMVVFAAWTGQRRVRLADKGFLTAFQVIFLASFIVISSLLLMGIITFEPNQIIPVGGMVIGNSLNVYTLALDRMKGETKNTLDIIEGVVALGGSLKDAFYFIRKESLKASLIPILNSLQTVGIIHIPGITTGMLLAGADPFEAVSYQLAIMYMMVAVALFTGLFSINYGYKKIIRTVTEG, encoded by the coding sequence ATGGAATATAAATTTCTTGCTTCATACATTCTCATACTTATTGCTCTGTATTTTTCATACAGGGAAAAATTAGGACTTGAGAAGACTATACTGATAAATTCAATAAGGGCTTTGCTTCAATTGGCTGCCCTTGGGTATCTGCTGTTTTTTGTTTTCAAACTAAAAAATCCGGTAGCCCTTGTTATGATTCTTGTTTTTATGGTTGTTTTTGCAGCATGGACAGGGCAGAGAAGGGTAAGACTTGCTGACAAAGGATTTTTGACAGCTTTTCAGGTTATATTTCTGGCTTCTTTTATTGTGATTTCCTCCTTGCTGCTTATGGGCATTATAACCTTTGAGCCAAACCAGATAATTCCTGTAGGTGGTATGGTAATAGGAAACTCTCTGAATGTTTATACACTTGCACTTGACCGGATGAAAGGAGAAACAAAAAATACACTGGATATTATTGAAGGTGTAGTTGCATTGGGGGGCAGTCTCAAAGATGCGTTTTATTTTATCAGGAAAGAGTCTCTAAAAGCCTCTTTGATTCCGATACTGAATTCCCTGCAAACGGTGGGTATTATCCATATTCCTGGGATAACCACAGGTATGCTACTTGCAGGGGCTGACCCATTTGAAGCAGTATCCTATCAGCTTGCTATAATGTATATGATGGTTGCTGTGGCACTGTTTACAGGACTGTTTTCTATAAACTATGGATACAAAAAAATAATAAGGACGGTTACTGAAGGTTGA